The following proteins are co-located in the Wenzhouxiangella marina genome:
- a CDS encoding sodium/proline symporter: MILATLLLYLVVLIAVGVWAQRRVSSSEDFHLAGRRMGPIVAALSASASSSSAWTLLGMSGAAYAWGLQAIWLVPAVVSGFFINWYFIAPKLQPASHASQALTLVEFLAQGADGKAEQRLRILGAALILFCFTFYVASQFQAAGTAIATALPVPSALAMLIGAGIVIAYVFLGGFWAASVTDALQGLMMLFVALVLPIVALVAVGGPEALWSGMHSLDDPALMRWVDQPTPWMAVLFVAGLFGIGLGYPGQPHVVNRFMALRSAGEIRLARAVALAWATLIYVGMVLLGWSGRVLLPELADGESVLLELSVQLLPAVLGGIVTGGVLAAIMSTSDSQLLVAGGAVSHDLRRGRFSLSLDRTVIVLLGLAALLLALFFPATIFERVLFAWQVLGNAFGPLLIVLLFLGPVAGPYRLAAMLSGAGLTVVLSLFPNAPGDSAERLIPFVVALLIACLGARSRLR, encoded by the coding sequence ATGATCCTCGCCACCCTGCTGCTTTACCTTGTCGTTCTGATCGCCGTGGGCGTCTGGGCTCAGCGCCGGGTCAGTTCCAGCGAAGACTTCCATCTGGCCGGCCGGCGTATGGGGCCGATCGTGGCCGCCCTGAGTGCCTCGGCCAGCTCCTCCTCCGCCTGGACCCTGCTCGGAATGAGCGGTGCCGCGTATGCCTGGGGCTTGCAGGCCATCTGGTTGGTGCCTGCGGTGGTGTCCGGGTTCTTCATCAACTGGTACTTCATCGCGCCGAAGCTGCAACCGGCCAGCCATGCCAGCCAGGCCCTGACCCTGGTCGAGTTCCTGGCGCAGGGCGCAGACGGAAAGGCCGAGCAGCGCCTGCGGATCCTCGGAGCGGCGCTGATCCTGTTCTGCTTCACCTTCTACGTGGCCTCTCAGTTCCAGGCCGCCGGCACCGCCATTGCTACGGCGCTGCCTGTGCCATCGGCGCTGGCGATGCTGATCGGCGCAGGAATCGTCATTGCCTACGTCTTCCTCGGTGGCTTCTGGGCCGCCAGCGTGACCGATGCCCTGCAGGGGCTGATGATGCTGTTCGTCGCCCTGGTGCTACCCATCGTGGCGCTGGTGGCGGTTGGCGGTCCGGAGGCGTTGTGGAGCGGCATGCACAGCCTCGATGATCCCGCGCTGATGCGATGGGTCGATCAACCCACCCCATGGATGGCGGTGCTGTTCGTGGCCGGCCTGTTCGGGATCGGGCTCGGGTATCCCGGCCAGCCGCACGTGGTCAATCGCTTCATGGCCCTGCGCTCGGCCGGAGAGATCCGACTGGCGCGGGCGGTGGCCCTGGCCTGGGCGACCCTGATCTATGTCGGGATGGTGCTACTGGGCTGGTCGGGTCGCGTATTGCTGCCGGAACTGGCCGATGGTGAATCGGTGCTGCTGGAACTCTCGGTTCAGCTATTGCCGGCGGTGCTCGGGGGGATCGTGACCGGTGGCGTGCTGGCCGCCATCATGTCGACCTCGGACAGCCAGCTGCTGGTCGCCGGCGGAGCGGTCAGCCATGACCTGCGTCGCGGCCGCTTCTCGCTTTCGCTGGATCGGACCGTCATCGTCCTGCTCGGCCTGGCGGCGCTGCTGCTCGCGCTGTTCTTTCCGGCCACGATCTTCGAGCGCGTGCTGTTTGCCTGGCAGGTGCTGGGCAATGCCTTCGGGCCCTTGTTGATCGTGTTGTTGTTCCTCGGTCCGGTCGCCGGACCCTATCGTCTGGCTGCCATGCTTTCCGGAGCGGGTCTGACGGTCGTGCTCAGCCTGTTTCCGAACGCGCCAGGCGATTCGGCCGAACGCCTCATTCCTTTCGTTGTTGCGTTGCTGATCGCCTGCCTGGGCGCCAGAAGCCGCTTACGCTGA
- the cydC gene encoding thiol reductant ABC exporter subunit CydC yields MERWFDRGELRRRLVALILGQALLVLALFSGLALLALSGYFILASGLAGLGLIGMINIFTPGAAIRLAALTRTVARYGERLITHATTLDLLTALRMKVFGRLLERPELELEGLRRGDALSRLTADVDTLDHLYLGVAQPALGVLSISLLVATVLWMTAPELLGLALLPAVVLLGLALIVAYRGARRLSRRQGLDYPALRGLVTQGLEARLELRALGLMDDFVERIDARSRALIGRGVKLARVDAIAQGLGQLAGLSAVWLALCFGLSTLGSGELAGPMLGAIVLGLFGLAEAWLQLPGAFRRLGQSLVAADRVQALAPEPAKDSEPGSLAWPARSSIELRSIRFAWAPHQPPVFSDLDLELQAGERLALVGPSGLGKTTLARLILGQVRPQRGSVRIGGLDVHAFDESLRHRKMAYLPQTPVLFSDSLAGNLRLARPDASDAALHQALCSAGLGDFLDALPRGLDTWLDEGASNLSGGEARRIAVARLLLTEPEIVILDEPLASLDRDSMERLRLGLGAWLRGRTCLIISHQSECLPPVDRVVDLAELAVSA; encoded by the coding sequence TTGGAACGATGGTTCGATCGCGGCGAACTGCGCCGCCGCCTGGTCGCATTGATCCTGGGTCAAGCCCTGTTGGTCCTCGCCCTGTTCTCGGGCCTGGCCCTGCTCGCCCTATCCGGGTACTTCATTCTCGCCAGTGGCCTGGCGGGCCTGGGCCTGATCGGCATGATCAATATCTTCACGCCCGGAGCGGCCATTCGCCTCGCCGCCCTGACGCGCACCGTTGCCCGCTATGGCGAACGTCTGATCACCCATGCTACCACTCTGGATCTGTTGACCGCGCTTCGCATGAAGGTCTTCGGAAGGCTTCTCGAACGTCCGGAGCTCGAACTCGAGGGGCTTCGACGCGGCGATGCGCTCAGCCGACTGACCGCGGACGTGGACACCCTGGATCACCTCTACCTGGGCGTCGCCCAGCCCGCCCTGGGCGTCCTGTCGATCAGCCTGCTGGTCGCCACCGTCCTCTGGATGACGGCACCCGAGCTTCTCGGCCTCGCGCTGCTGCCCGCCGTCGTCCTGCTGGGCCTTGCGCTGATCGTCGCCTATCGAGGTGCTCGTCGCCTGAGCCGTCGTCAGGGCCTGGACTATCCTGCACTTCGCGGCCTGGTGACGCAGGGACTGGAGGCTCGCCTGGAACTCCGGGCACTTGGCCTGATGGACGATTTCGTCGAACGGATCGACGCCCGCAGCCGCGCGCTCATCGGCCGCGGTGTGAAACTGGCCCGCGTCGATGCCATTGCTCAGGGCCTCGGTCAACTGGCCGGTCTGAGCGCCGTCTGGCTGGCACTGTGCTTCGGCCTGTCCACGCTCGGTTCGGGCGAACTGGCCGGACCCATGCTCGGCGCCATCGTTCTGGGCCTGTTCGGCCTGGCGGAGGCCTGGCTGCAGCTACCCGGCGCCTTCCGACGCCTGGGGCAGTCACTGGTCGCTGCCGACCGCGTGCAGGCCCTTGCGCCCGAGCCTGCGAAGGATTCCGAACCCGGCTCGCTGGCCTGGCCTGCCCGATCTTCCATCGAGCTGCGCTCCATCCGCTTCGCCTGGGCGCCGCACCAGCCCCCGGTCTTCAGCGATCTGGATCTCGAGCTTCAGGCCGGCGAACGGCTGGCTCTGGTCGGCCCGAGTGGCCTGGGAAAGACCACGCTGGCCCGCCTGATCCTGGGCCAGGTCCGCCCGCAGCGCGGGAGCGTGCGCATCGGCGGCCTGGATGTCCATGCCTTCGACGAGAGCCTCCGCCATCGCAAGATGGCTTATCTACCCCAGACGCCGGTGCTGTTCTCGGACAGCCTGGCCGGCAACCTTCGCCTGGCCAGACCCGACGCCAGCGATGCAGCCCTGCACCAGGCGCTCTGCAGCGCGGGTCTGGGCGATTTCCTCGACGCGCTGCCCCGGGGTCTGGACACCTGGCTGGACGAAGGCGCGTCGAATCTCTCCGGGGGGGAGGCTCGGCGAATCGCCGTGGCACGCCTGCTGCTGACCGAGCCGGAAATCGTCATTCTGGACGAGCCCCTGGCGAGCCTTGACCGAGACAGCATGGAGCGCTTGCGCCTGGGGCTCGGAGCCTGGTTGCGCGGACGAACCTGCCTGATCATCAGTCACCAGAGCGAGTGCCTACCGCCCGTCGATCGGGTCGTGGATCTGGCGGAACTCGCCGTATCAGCGTAA